From the Chloroflexus aurantiacus J-10-fl genome, one window contains:
- a CDS encoding HYR domain-containing protein, with protein MRPRWIALALGAIWLLLATIPAISAAHTSSTPVLDTSAGISARSSLNSMIGENDERISDVAPTRDAFEPDIAYNPVTNQYLVVYARPREGGGSNEFEIYGQFIDAATGALIAPTASGAEVSGTAFRISRNGNDRSTDPFDAYSPVVSYSARDNVFLVAWTADNTNPLIDCNNPDAGRAGYRAAGAFEIYVQVVTADGDLLIRDECGNPQDDRITEINVLFYQNNFESRNPDWDAFSPAVAYNSQNGEFLICWSDDRANGFLSQPFAEQGGEFEIRCQRFSLDPHPTRRFVGQIGPNDFLISRAGFTTSATGYVRPDYDAVTPAITYNSVDNQWFVVWSADNNASGVEDGEFEIYGQVLAADGTQAHLLPGIGANYRDDHRISQIGEATGCDNASCDAYRPAVAYNPDRNQYLVAWFGDNVNGFDEVYVSLRQPTGFGTSVSGQQVSFSSNGTDNRFKGLDVDVAYDPFNQEWLVIWRGDPSVNDRFEIYGQRLDADSDGSTPLATIGANFQIGTTPALAPTAFQASSSGLARPLPGGEVEIASSTTLNPVNWHRVAPRLAATGSGRFMTVWAGYLNGVAADRQFEIFGRRLSFVPPTVSAVVCSDGASTTPLQDGDVVNATITELSLIFAERLRNGTDQANYRLWSGDLPSCSSTGSNLIASVSVNDATTTIVPTIQPLPDGQYTLIACATLSSVGGIALGDDVSLTFTIDTTPPTLVLPEEVTVEAETSAGAVVTFSATASDAVSGTVPVSCTPSSGSTFAIGTTTVTCTASDTAGNVASGSFTVTVVDTTAPTLTLPGNLTRETSGPAGVVVTFTATASDAVAGLVPVSCTPSSGSTFAIGTTTVTCTASDTVGNVASGSFTVTVVDTTAPTLTLPGNLTREASGPAGVVVTFTATASDAVSGTVPVSCTPSSGSTFALGTTTVTCTASDTAGNVASGSFTVTVADTTAPTLTLPGNLTREASGPAGAVVTFSATASDAVAGPVPVSCTPSSGSTFAIGTTTVTCTASDTAGNVASGSFTVTITPPGSPPVEAPQHRLFVPVIVR; from the coding sequence ATGCGACCACGATGGATCGCGCTTGCTCTGGGAGCAATCTGGCTGCTATTGGCGACGATACCAGCTATCAGTGCAGCGCATACATCATCAACACCGGTGCTTGATACATCGGCGGGTATCAGTGCCCGTTCCTCGCTGAACAGTATGATTGGCGAGAATGACGAGCGGATTAGTGATGTTGCACCGACACGGGATGCGTTTGAACCGGACATTGCCTACAACCCGGTGACCAATCAATATCTGGTTGTCTATGCGCGTCCTCGTGAGGGAGGTGGCTCGAATGAGTTCGAGATTTATGGGCAGTTTATTGACGCAGCGACCGGTGCCTTGATCGCACCTACGGCATCCGGGGCTGAAGTCAGTGGTACCGCTTTTCGGATCAGTCGCAACGGCAATGATCGCTCGACTGACCCCTTCGATGCCTATAGCCCCGTCGTGAGCTATAGCGCACGTGATAACGTGTTTCTGGTGGCATGGACAGCCGACAATACCAATCCTCTGATTGACTGCAACAACCCGGATGCCGGTCGGGCCGGTTATCGTGCCGCCGGTGCCTTTGAGATCTATGTCCAGGTTGTGACTGCCGATGGCGATCTCCTGATCCGCGATGAGTGTGGGAATCCCCAGGATGACCGGATCACCGAGATCAATGTGTTGTTTTACCAAAACAATTTTGAAAGCCGTAACCCCGATTGGGACGCATTCTCGCCAGCGGTTGCCTACAATAGCCAGAATGGCGAATTTCTGATCTGCTGGTCTGATGACCGGGCGAATGGGTTTCTTTCGCAACCGTTCGCCGAGCAGGGTGGTGAGTTTGAAATTCGCTGTCAGCGTTTTTCGCTCGACCCCCATCCCACCCGGCGCTTTGTCGGTCAGATTGGGCCAAACGATTTCCTCATCAGCCGGGCTGGTTTTACAACCTCGGCTACCGGTTATGTGCGACCCGACTATGATGCAGTGACGCCAGCGATTACCTACAACAGCGTAGATAATCAATGGTTTGTGGTCTGGTCAGCCGATAACAACGCCAGCGGGGTAGAAGATGGCGAGTTTGAGATTTATGGTCAGGTATTGGCTGCCGACGGCACGCAGGCTCATTTGTTACCCGGCATTGGTGCAAACTATCGCGATGATCATCGGATTAGCCAGATCGGGGAAGCTACCGGATGTGATAATGCCAGTTGTGATGCCTATCGACCTGCTGTAGCCTACAATCCTGACCGCAATCAGTATCTGGTTGCGTGGTTCGGTGATAACGTCAACGGTTTTGACGAGGTGTATGTCAGTTTGCGCCAGCCCACCGGCTTCGGGACGAGTGTCAGTGGGCAACAGGTCAGTTTTAGCTCTAATGGTACTGACAACCGCTTCAAGGGACTTGATGTTGATGTTGCCTATGATCCGTTCAATCAGGAATGGCTGGTAATCTGGCGCGGTGATCCCAGCGTGAATGATCGCTTCGAGATTTACGGTCAGCGTCTCGATGCTGACTCTGACGGGAGTACGCCGCTGGCAACGATTGGCGCGAATTTTCAGATCGGGACGACGCCAGCACTGGCACCAACCGCGTTTCAGGCAAGTTCGAGCGGCTTAGCCCGTCCATTACCCGGTGGCGAAGTAGAGATCGCCAGCTCGACCACGTTGAATCCGGTGAACTGGCATCGCGTTGCGCCGCGACTTGCAGCAACCGGTAGTGGACGCTTTATGACCGTCTGGGCCGGCTATCTGAACGGTGTTGCGGCTGATCGACAGTTTGAGATCTTCGGACGCCGCCTGAGCTTTGTGCCGCCGACCGTATCAGCAGTCGTGTGTAGTGATGGAGCGAGCACGACGCCATTGCAAGATGGCGATGTCGTCAATGCCACTATCACCGAACTCAGCCTCATCTTTGCCGAACGTTTGCGCAACGGTACCGATCAGGCAAACTATCGGTTGTGGTCGGGCGATCTTCCCTCATGCAGCAGCACCGGCAGCAATCTGATCGCCAGTGTATCGGTCAACGATGCGACAACGACCATTGTTCCTACCATTCAGCCTCTGCCGGATGGTCAATATACGCTGATTGCCTGTGCCACGTTGAGCAGTGTCGGTGGTATTGCACTGGGTGACGATGTATCGCTCACGTTTACCATCGATACAACTCCACCGACGCTCGTTTTGCCGGAAGAAGTTACCGTTGAAGCAGAGACATCTGCCGGTGCAGTAGTGACATTCTCTGCCACTGCCAGCGATGCGGTGTCCGGGACGGTACCGGTGAGCTGTACGCCGTCCAGCGGCAGTACCTTCGCGATAGGCACGACGACCGTCACCTGTACTGCCAGCGATACCGCCGGTAATGTGGCGAGTGGCAGCTTTACGGTGACGGTGGTGGACACGACAGCGCCAACCCTCACCCTGCCCGGCAACCTCACCCGTGAGACGAGCGGGCCGGCAGGCGTGGTAGTAACCTTCACCGCCACCGCCAGCGATGCGGTGGCTGGGCTGGTACCGGTGAGCTGTACGCCATCCAGCGGCAGCACCTTCGCGATAGGTACGACGACGGTCACCTGTACTGCCAGCGATACTGTCGGCAATGTGGCGAGTGGCAGCTTTACGGTGACGGTGGTGGACACCACGGCGCCAACCCTCACCCTGCCCGGCAACCTCACCCGTGAGGCAAGTGGGCCGGCAGGCGTGGTAGTAACCTTCACCGCCACCGCCAGCGATGCGGTGTCCGGGACGGTACCGGTGAGCTGTACGCCGTCCAGCGGCAGTACCTTCGCGCTAGGTACGACGACCGTCACCTGTACTGCCAGCGATACCGCCGGTAATGTGGCGAGTGGCAGCTTTACGGTGACGGTGGCGGACACGACAGCGCCAACCCTCACCCTGCCCGGCAACCTCACCCGTGAAGCAAGTGGGCCGGCGGGCGCGGTAGTGACATTCTCTGCCACTGCCAGCGATGCGGTGGCTGGGCCGGTACCGGTGAGCTGTACGCCGTCCAGCGGTAGCACCTTCGCGATAGGTACGACGACCGTCACCTGTACTGCCAGCGATACTGCCGGCAATGTGGCGAGTGGCAGCTTTACGGTGACGATCACGCCACCGGGATCACCGCCGGTTGAAGCACCGCAACATCGTCT
- a CDS encoding proton-conducting transporter membrane subunit, whose amino-acid sequence MGLIASFISLITGAVFCFGLARIGITRRLALLAALATGLAAIGVIANPLETTPAEPLSSIGALSLVLPAAPELSERAIAVMFLVGGTLGLLALAVVVPPEVEGFGALFGWLLLALTAALLSLTIPPLSFLTPLSWALAVIAAHGALIAAGVDPAPDQLPPHLIAGGLAVVAVTGLIATSAALPPDTLPPTTLVGLALFGALALAGAPPFGGARSAFTAAPALVAALMSGLTLPTIGLGFIVRFLPQIPPLPASTGFIMAAVGAFGALGAAFTALNAQSGRDLVARHGALQAGVVVCAAALNEPLAGLAAPALLLSLQLHAVAGGLVCAAIERLQGSDLLDGKQPTAQLPFIGLIWLVTTAAATGLPLTWSFWGWRWLIEAATSHHVWIIGPLMTAAVIGFAAGLPLLIRCWQGKTPVYTHWPEGMLSLPILIPLILAGFVPWLAWPLWLSWSPFAPPVMPAEPLAWPFIGTAIATGVISWFLLRKANPYQTERMPEDPAVSPTWQGMGELLQGMSELADARRLFSLLGHGIDRVSSSLHTIMIIFEQRYYLFGVMIGLLAILFLMAQ is encoded by the coding sequence ATGGGTCTTATCGCTAGCTTTATCAGCCTGATCACAGGTGCCGTGTTCTGTTTTGGGCTGGCCCGGATTGGAATTACCCGCCGTCTGGCATTGCTGGCCGCGCTGGCGACCGGCCTGGCAGCTATTGGTGTCATCGCCAATCCGCTAGAAACGACCCCGGCAGAACCGCTGTCGAGTATCGGTGCATTATCGCTCGTTCTGCCGGCAGCGCCCGAACTGAGTGAACGAGCAATTGCGGTCATGTTCCTGGTTGGGGGCACCCTTGGCTTACTGGCCCTGGCCGTGGTTGTACCGCCGGAGGTAGAGGGATTTGGCGCGTTGTTCGGCTGGCTCTTGCTGGCCCTGACTGCCGCCCTGCTCAGCTTAACCATTCCACCGCTCAGCTTTCTGACCCCGTTGAGCTGGGCACTGGCGGTGATTGCCGCTCATGGAGCGCTGATTGCCGCAGGCGTTGATCCAGCACCTGATCAATTACCGCCCCATTTGATTGCCGGCGGGCTAGCCGTGGTCGCTGTGACAGGTCTGATTGCAACGAGCGCCGCCTTACCTCCAGACACCCTGCCACCAACTACGCTGGTCGGACTGGCGCTGTTCGGTGCGCTGGCTTTGGCCGGAGCACCTCCCTTTGGCGGTGCGCGCAGTGCTTTTACCGCGGCACCGGCCCTGGTGGCTGCGCTCATGAGCGGACTGACCCTGCCCACTATTGGGCTTGGCTTTATCGTTCGTTTCCTGCCACAGATACCTCCTTTGCCGGCATCAACCGGTTTCATCATGGCTGCTGTTGGCGCATTTGGGGCACTGGGGGCAGCATTCACCGCCCTCAATGCGCAGTCCGGTCGCGATCTGGTCGCTCGCCACGGCGCGTTGCAGGCAGGAGTGGTCGTATGCGCGGCTGCCCTCAATGAACCGTTAGCTGGTCTGGCAGCACCGGCCCTGTTGTTGTCGCTCCAGCTCCACGCCGTTGCCGGCGGATTGGTTTGCGCTGCGATTGAACGACTGCAAGGTTCCGACCTGCTCGATGGCAAGCAACCGACAGCACAACTACCGTTCATTGGCCTGATCTGGCTTGTGACAACGGCAGCCGCAACCGGTCTACCGCTGACCTGGAGCTTTTGGGGATGGCGCTGGCTGATAGAGGCCGCCACCAGCCATCACGTGTGGATTATTGGCCCCTTGATGACTGCGGCAGTTATCGGTTTTGCCGCCGGATTGCCACTGCTCATTCGTTGCTGGCAGGGGAAAACACCAGTTTATACACATTGGCCAGAGGGTATGCTAAGCCTGCCGATCCTGATCCCCTTGATCCTGGCCGGGTTTGTGCCCTGGCTGGCCTGGCCACTCTGGCTGAGCTGGTCACCGTTCGCCCCACCGGTCATGCCTGCCGAACCACTTGCCTGGCCTTTTATCGGCACGGCCATCGCGACCGGCGTCATAAGCTGGTTCCTGTTACGCAAGGCCAATCCCTACCAGACAGAGCGTATGCCTGAAGACCCGGCAGTCAGTCCAACCTGGCAAGGCATGGGAGAACTCTTGCAGGGCATGAGCGAGCTGGCCGATGCCCGTCGGCTATTCAGCCTTCTCGGTCATGGGATCGACCGCGTAAGCAGCTCGCTCCATACCATTATGATCATCTTTGAGCAACGGTATTATCTATTTGGGGTGATGATTGGCCTGTTGGCAATCCTGTTTCTGATGGCGCAATAG
- a CDS encoding proton-conducting transporter membrane subunit yields the protein MLYLLLIFFPISMAFSTFLLRRMPRIAVGLGIGTLIVELLLAIQVRVDDPVRVFGVTMLLSPLHQIFLFLFLGIGIVVLIAAWVFPHGENFSATGLLIIAQTVAILLMQDSFVTALMLVAIALTAVLAIVDLPVGAGVLVSRQILAAALKYLVLMVVAGILLYAAYVLTDLFRPGELPGRISPARFILALLAAGFALRLALVPFHAWLVDLITYAGSLASVLIIALPVPASLLVFLLTLQSYPALLFEGGQALTVLRIGAAFSALLSSALALTAASLRQRLAYLIAGHCGVIFYSFASLSLIGLSGAVFGAINIALAITTVLISLTLLEHAIGGGTIESYNDLIWQRPVAGAGLLAGGLALTGWLPSPGGSAYLLALQAAADSGLVEVFILVAAMSLATLTLIQLTVQYLIGSRSKAIEVEPRLLGETEVDRPSPVRLSPEPWTARWLIIGLIAAMLVIGMTPQTLLTTIEAAVRSLAALSSG from the coding sequence ATGCTATACCTGCTGCTCATCTTCTTTCCAATTAGTATGGCGTTTAGCACCTTTCTGCTGCGCCGCATGCCACGTATTGCTGTTGGTTTGGGCATTGGCACGCTGATTGTTGAACTATTGCTCGCAATACAGGTGCGAGTAGATGACCCGGTGCGAGTTTTCGGCGTTACCATGCTACTCAGCCCATTGCACCAGATTTTTCTGTTTCTCTTTCTGGGCATAGGGATTGTGGTGCTGATCGCGGCGTGGGTATTTCCACACGGCGAGAACTTCAGCGCAACCGGCCTGCTCATCATCGCCCAAACTGTTGCCATTCTGCTCATGCAAGACTCGTTTGTGACGGCTTTAATGCTGGTGGCAATCGCGCTCACTGCGGTGCTGGCAATTGTCGATCTGCCGGTCGGGGCAGGTGTGCTGGTAAGCAGGCAGATACTGGCAGCCGCGCTGAAGTATCTGGTGTTAATGGTAGTTGCCGGCATCCTGCTCTACGCCGCCTACGTACTCACCGATCTATTCCGACCGGGCGAACTACCAGGTCGAATTTCACCGGCTCGCTTTATCCTGGCGTTGCTGGCAGCCGGTTTTGCCCTCCGTTTGGCGCTCGTACCCTTCCACGCATGGCTGGTCGATCTCATTACCTATGCCGGTTCACTGGCGTCAGTGTTGATCATTGCTTTGCCGGTACCGGCCAGTTTGCTCGTCTTCCTGCTCACCCTGCAAAGTTACCCTGCGTTGCTCTTTGAAGGCGGGCAGGCCCTGACTGTGCTACGCATTGGGGCTGCGTTCAGTGCCTTACTGAGCAGTGCGCTGGCGCTTACCGCTGCTTCACTGCGCCAACGGCTGGCCTATCTGATTGCCGGCCATTGCGGTGTTATCTTCTACAGTTTTGCATCTCTGTCACTCATTGGGCTAAGTGGAGCCGTCTTCGGTGCAATTAATATCGCGCTTGCCATCACAACGGTACTTATCAGCCTGACTCTGCTGGAACATGCTATTGGCGGTGGCACCATCGAGTCGTACAACGACCTGATCTGGCAACGCCCTGTCGCCGGGGCAGGATTACTGGCAGGTGGCCTGGCCTTAACGGGATGGTTGCCATCACCAGGCGGAAGCGCCTACCTGCTGGCGCTTCAAGCTGCGGCTGACTCCGGTCTGGTTGAGGTGTTCATTCTGGTGGCGGCAATGAGCCTGGCGACACTGACCCTGATCCAACTGACCGTCCAGTACCTGATTGGATCGCGTAGTAAGGCCATCGAAGTCGAGCCGCGCCTGCTGGGTGAAACTGAGGTCGACCGTCCCTCGCCCGTTCGGCTCTCACCAGAGCCGTGGACTGCCAGATGGCTGATTATTGGGTTGATAGCAGCTATGCTGGTGATTGGGATGACCCCGCAAACATTACTGACCACGATTGAAGCCGCCGTGCGCAGCCTGGCAGCACTGAGTTCGGGATAA